Genomic DNA from Roseburia intestinalis L1-82:
TGTGCCTCCTGTGGAAGAAGACTTGTCGGAGTCATACCCGGCAATGTGTTTGCTTCCAGACAGTAGATATTTTCATTTTCATCCAACAGAAAATCGGTGCGGGAATAGGTATCTAATCCAAGTACCTGTGCCACCTGCTCTGCATAATGCTGCATTTTCTCTGTAACAGCTTCTGAAAGTTCTGCCGGACAGGTCTCAACAGCACTGCCTGCTTTGTATTTATTCTTATAATCATAAAATCCCTGTACCGGTGCGATCTCGATGATCGGAAGTGCTTTTCCCTCGATCACGCCGACAGAAAACTCACGTCCTTTTACATATTCTTCCACGATCAGGTTTTCTTCCCAGCGGAACGCCTCATCTAATGCTGCTTTATATTCCTCCGCATTGTGTGCGATGGAAACACCGATACTCGAACCTCCGCAGCATGGTTTTACCACACACGGGAACTGAACGCCAAGTTTTGTGATATCGTCGCTGCAGTCAGCCTTTTTCATGGATGCGCCCTTTGGAGCCGGTATGCCTGCTGACAAAAATAATTTTTTGGACATCTCCTTATCCATGGCAAGCGCACTGCTTAAATAACCGGTTCCTGTATAGCGGATGCCAAACAGATCAAATGCGGCCTGAATCTTGCCGTTTTCTCCGTTTTCTCCATGCAGTGCCATAAAAACGATATCGGACATCTGGCATAATTCGATCACATTCGGTCCAAAGAAATTGTCTGACTGATCTTTTCTGGATGCTTTTACCTTTGCAAGATCCGGTGCAATTTCCGGTATTCCGGATACTTTTACACTGACTTCCTCACTCCGGTCAAAAATACCTGTCAGATCTTCTTTTTTATCACTGTATCCCATAAATACATCAAGTAAGATTACCTGATGTCCATTCTCTCTCAATGCCTTTGCCACCATATCTCCGGTCTTAAAGGAAACATCTCTCTCTGTACTTAAACCACCTGCTAAAACAACAATCTTCATGGTATACTCTCCTTACTATCTCATAAAAACATTTCTGCTTTATAGTATACCTTTTTTCTTTGTGTGGCAAGGAATTTGCACATTCCTTTGTACTTTTTATGCCTGCATGACATCCTTTCTTATTTATTTTTCTGCCTCACGGCAATGCCCCCGGCAGGCACCATTTTTTCTTTTATTCCCCGTTTTCCCGTACCGGAAAAGATTCCTGACTCATAAAATTCTTTGCCTGCTGCTGGCCTCTTTCACGATAAAACCCATTTCTACAGCATTGCGATTTCTTCCATCCTCAGTGCCTGCAGCAGCCACAAAAATATCTGTCTTCCAATCAGATCCTGTTTTCCGATCATACTCCCGTACCGGTATATCTTTGCAACCACATCCTCACAGCGTTCCTCGTC
This window encodes:
- a CDS encoding D-alanine--D-alanine ligase family protein — protein: MKIVVLAGGLSTERDVSFKTGDMVAKALRENGHQVILLDVFMGYSDKKEDLTGIFDRSEEVSVKVSGIPEIAPDLAKVKASRKDQSDNFFGPNVIELCQMSDIVFMALHGENGENGKIQAAFDLFGIRYTGTGYLSSALAMDKEMSKKLFLSAGIPAPKGASMKKADCSDDITKLGVQFPCVVKPCCGGSSIGVSIAHNAEEYKAALDEAFRWEENLIVEEYVKGREFSVGVIEGKALPIIEIAPVQGFYDYKNKYKAGSAVETCPAELSEAVTEKMQHYAEQVAQVLGLDTYSRTDFLLDENENIYCLEANTLPGMTPTSLLPQEAQVVGVNFNELCEKLIQISLDKYEK